In Octopus bimaculoides isolate UCB-OBI-ISO-001 chromosome 14, ASM119413v2, whole genome shotgun sequence, the following are encoded in one genomic region:
- the LOC128249413 gene encoding zinc finger protein OZF-like has translation MLNQSQEMMGYTNRATTGATPGTTTTTTTTSTTNTTNQVPGVMFCMQSPQFPLGRQFPCEACDQVFPLYDQLKRHRQSSHPSASSLKTFTCNICEKVFSQKMSLINHQRIHTGAKPFSCDQCPKSFSQVSSLRCHSRTHTGEKPFKCSVCNKSFSQKGNLQVHMRRHTGDKPFACSVCMRAFSQKGNLQTHMKRHVNDKPLSCNLCGKVYMYKSLLKCHEKTHLVEQMAAGANSSYNNNNNHNNNDNNNNSNNNNSNNNSNTHHPHQQQHHHHHQQQQQQQQHAHNPQPHHHPQHHHHPHHNNTGNNNNNSYNNNNNTSNSKMLDNEMVYKQL, from the coding sequence ATGCTGAATCAGAGCCAGGAGATGATGGGGTACACAAACAGAGCCACTACTGGTGCCACTCCAggtacgacgacgaccaccaccacgacaagcaccaccaacaccaccaaccaGGTACCTGGTGTGATGTTCTGTATGCAGTCGCCCCAGTTTCCCCTGGGGAGACAGTTCCCTTGTGAAGCTTGTGATCAAGTATTTCCGCTCTACGACCAGTTGAAGCGACACCGGCAGTCGTCGCATCCATCAGCGTCATCACTAAAAACATTTACCTGTAACATATGCGAGAAGGTGTTCTCGCAGAAGATGTCGTTAATCAACCACCAGAGAATTCACACCGGAGCAAAGCCGTTCTCGTGTGACCAGTGTCCTAAGTCGTTTTCCCAGGTGTCCAGTCTTCGCTGCCACAGTCGCACTCACACGGGGGAGAAACCGTTTAAGTGCTCTGTGTGTAACAAATCGTTTAGTCAGAAGGGAAACCTGCAGGTGCACATGCGCCGCCACACGGGCGACAAGCCGTTTGCATGCAGTGTGTGCATGCGGGCATTCAGCCAGAAAGGGAACCTACAGACCCACATGAAGCGCCATGTGAACGACAAACCGCTCAGCTGCAATCTGTGCGGCAAAGTCTACATGTACAAATCGTTGCTCAAATGCCATGAAAAGACGCATCTCGTCGAACAAATGGCTGCCGGCGCAAacagcagttacaacaacaacaacaaccacaacaataacgacaacaacaacaacagtaacaataacaacagcaacaacaacagcaacacccaCCACCctcatcaacagcaacaccaccatcaccaccagcaacaacaacaacaacaacaacatgcacaTAACCCGCAGCCCCATCACCAcccccagcatcatcatcatccgcatcatAACAACactggaaacaacaacaataacagctacaataacaacaacaacactagcaacaGTAAAATGTTGGACAATGAAATGGTATATAAACAACTTTGA
- the LOC106870109 gene encoding zinc finger protein 436 translates to MSSTFSLSDGMVFSPTTPSDKSDIELAMSSVEEVSFHQQQQPSQVKDELTTGHNHNNHPHHHPTNNTNCNNNNNNNNNNNNNNNNSHQHPPCCNQTSYSQCHQQHSSCCCTLDCQSCSQINCTQCRMAQRSHQHYVMQPEKLHTCDVCGKGLSRRDHLKLHKRIHSGERPYKCDVCSYTFYRKDHLLRHQRRNNCRRKTEIGVTSLPSPGGQREMVHSAGSIGHSARVPEGSQVWQGHQKPLPPQALKMERSPDNSLRYNHNTDECNQMQQSQHSMHKLVIPHYTNS, encoded by the coding sequence ATGAGTTCCACTTTCTCCCTCTCCGATGGGATGGTCTTTTCTCCGACCACACCATCAGATAAATCCGATATCGAATTAGCAATGTCGTCGGTGGAGGAGGTCAGCttccatcaacagcagcaaccgAGTCAGGTGAAGGACGAACTGACCACTGggcacaaccacaacaaccaccctCACCATCATCCTACTAACAACaccaattgcaataataataataataataacaataacaacaacaacaacaacaacaacagccatcaGCATCCTCCGTGCTGTAACCAAACATCGTACAGCCAATGCCATCAACAGCACAGCAGTTGTTGCTGTACCTTGGACTGTCAGAGCTGTAGCCAGATCAATTGTACCCAGTGTCGCATGGCTCAGAGGAGCCACCAGCATTATGTAATGCAGCCGGAAAAGTTGCACACATGTGATGTGTGCGGCAAGGGCCTCTCTCGGCGTGACCACCTCAAACTACACAAGAGGATCCACTCCGGAGAACGTCCATACAAGTGTGACGTGTGCAGCTACACGTTCTATCGCAAAGACCACCTGCTTCGACACCAGCGTCGCAACAACTGTCGCCGGAAGACGGAAATCGGTGTGACATCACTTCCCTCCCCCGGTGGGCAACGAGAAATGGTACACAGTGCCGGCAGCATTGGTCACTCGGCTCGAGTACCGGAGGGCAGCCAGGTGTGGCAGGGACACCAaaagccactaccaccacaagcACTGAAGATGGAGAGGTCACCTGACAATTCTCTGCGCTACAACCACAACACTGATGAGTGCAACCAGATGCAGCAGTCGCAACATTCGATGCACAAACTCGTTATTCCCCATTATACAAACAGTTAG